A genomic window from Punica granatum isolate Tunisia-2019 chromosome 2, ASM765513v2, whole genome shotgun sequence includes:
- the LOC116194386 gene encoding GDSL esterase/lipase At5g33370-like isoform X1: MASSWLTPTRWLLVIFCLALSRRDLGPHAVEAARAFFVFGDSLVDNGNNNYLATTARADSPPYGIDYPTHMPTGRFSNGFNIPDFISQSLGSEPTLPYLSPELRGQTLLVGANFASAGIGILNDTGVQFVNIIRMYRQYEYFKEYQRRVSALIGQQRTKRLVNQALVLITVGGNDFVNNYYLVPFSARSRQYALPDYVKFLISEYRKLLMRLYDLGARRVLVTGTGPLGCVPAELAMRGGRNGQCAPELQRAATLFNPQLTQMLKQLNNEYRSDVFIAANTQLMNGDFISNPRAFGFVTSKVACCGQGPYNGLGLCTVASNLCPNRDQYAFWDPFHPSEKANGIIVQRMLTGSTEYMNPMNLSTIIALDSKLADHA; this comes from the exons ATGGCTAGTTCTTGGCTCACTCCAACTAGGTGGCTGTTGGTGATTTTTTGTCTAGCCTTGTCAAGGAGAGATCTCGGGCCTCATGCTGTTGAGGCAGCTCGAGCCTTCTTCGTGTTTGGAGATTCTCTGGTCGATAACGGGAACAACAACTACTTGGCAACAACTGCCCGCGCGGACTCACCACCTTATGGGATCGACTACCCCACACACATGCCCACAGGCCGATTCTCCAACGGCTTCAACATTCCAGACTTTATCA GTCAGAGTCTTGGCTCAGAGCCCACATTGCCATATCTGAGCCCTGAGCTCAGAGGGCAAACGCTGCTTGTCGGTGCAAACTTTGCTTCTGCTGGCATTGGAATTCTGAATGACACCGGAGTCCAATTC GTGAACATCATAAGAATGTACAGGCAGTACGAGTATTTCAAGGAGTATCAGAGACGTGTCAGCGCTCTGATCGGACAGCAGCGAACCAAGAGGCTGGTGAACCAGGCGTTGGTCTTGATCACCGTGGGGGGCAATGACTTCGTGAACAACTATTATTTGGTGCCTTTCTCTGCTCGATCTCGCCAGTATGCTCTCCCGGATTACGTCAAGTTCCTCATCTCTGAGTACCGAAAGCTCCTAATG AGATTGTACGATCTTGGGGCGCGGAGGGTCCTAGTGACGGGCACTGGGCCGTTGGGCTGCGTCCCAGCAGAGCTGGCCATGCGAGGTGGCAGGAACGGCCAATGTGCCCCCGAACTTCAACGGGCTGCAACGCTCTTCAATCCGCAGCTCACTCAGATGTTGAAGCAACTCAACAACGAGTACCGCTCGGATGTCTTCATCGCGGCCAATACCCAGTTAATGAACGGCGACTTCATCAGCAATCCTCGAGCATTCG GTTTCGTCACGTCCAAGGTAGCGTGTTGTGGCCAAGGACCTTATAATGGTCTCGGACTATGCACAGTAGCTTCGAATCTATGCCCTAACAGGGACCAGTATGCTTTCTGGGACCCTTTCCATCCGTCCGAAAAGGCAAACGGAATCATTGTGCAGCGGATGTTAACCGGCTCGACAGAGTACATGAACCCAATGAACCTTAGCACCATCATAGCCCTAGACTCCAAGCTCGCGGATCACGCCTGA
- the LOC116194386 gene encoding GDSL esterase/lipase At5g18430-like isoform X2 translates to MASSWLTPTRWLLVIFCLALSRRDLGPHAVEAARAFFVFGDSLVDNGNNNYLATTARADSPPYGIDYPTHMPTGRFSNGFNIPDFISQSLGSEPTLPYLSPELRGQTLLVGANFASAGIGILNDTGVQFVNIIRMYRQYEYFKEYQRRVSALIGQQRTKRLVNQALVLITVGGNDFVNNYYLVPFSARSRQYALPDYVKFLISEYRKLLMFLISAEIVRSWGAEGPSDGHWAVGLRPSRAGHARWQERPMCPRTSTGCNALQSAAHSDVEATQQRVPLGCLHRGQYPVNERRLHQQSSSIRFRHVQGSVLWPRTL, encoded by the exons ATGGCTAGTTCTTGGCTCACTCCAACTAGGTGGCTGTTGGTGATTTTTTGTCTAGCCTTGTCAAGGAGAGATCTCGGGCCTCATGCTGTTGAGGCAGCTCGAGCCTTCTTCGTGTTTGGAGATTCTCTGGTCGATAACGGGAACAACAACTACTTGGCAACAACTGCCCGCGCGGACTCACCACCTTATGGGATCGACTACCCCACACACATGCCCACAGGCCGATTCTCCAACGGCTTCAACATTCCAGACTTTATCA GTCAGAGTCTTGGCTCAGAGCCCACATTGCCATATCTGAGCCCTGAGCTCAGAGGGCAAACGCTGCTTGTCGGTGCAAACTTTGCTTCTGCTGGCATTGGAATTCTGAATGACACCGGAGTCCAATTC GTGAACATCATAAGAATGTACAGGCAGTACGAGTATTTCAAGGAGTATCAGAGACGTGTCAGCGCTCTGATCGGACAGCAGCGAACCAAGAGGCTGGTGAACCAGGCGTTGGTCTTGATCACCGTGGGGGGCAATGACTTCGTGAACAACTATTATTTGGTGCCTTTCTCTGCTCGATCTCGCCAGTATGCTCTCCCGGATTACGTCAAGTTCCTCATCTCTGAGTACCGAAAGCTCCTAATG TTCTTAATATCTGCAGAGATTGTACGATCTTGGGGCGCGGAGGGTCCTAGTGACGGGCACTGGGCCGTTGGGCTGCGTCCCAGCAGAGCTGGCCATGCGAGGTGGCAGGAACGGCCAATGTGCCCCCGAACTTCAACGGGCTGCAACGCTCTTCAATCCGCAGCTCACTCAGATGTTGAAGCAACTCAACAACGAGTACCGCTCGGATGTCTTCATCGCGGCCAATACCCAGTTAATGAACGGCGACTTCATCAGCAATCCTCGAGCATTCG GTTTCGTCACGTCCAAGGTAGCGTGTTGTGGCCAAGGACCTTATAA